The following proteins are co-located in the Actinomycetota bacterium genome:
- the ligA gene encoding NAD-dependent DNA ligase LigA encodes MPERSQQDVEERIRSLRAEIQRYSHLYYDLDRPEITDAAYDLLYRELVDLEAQHPELITPDSPTQKIGGRATFAPVRHHERMYSLDNAFSREDLDEWAARVERIVTGATFFCELKIDGVAVALAFEDGRYARGATRGDGETGEDVTANIRTIREIPSRLSVESPPRLVEVRGEVYMPRQDFTAFNARRAAEGLSTFANPRNTAAGALRQKDAAVTADRPLSYLVHGAGAREGVSWASHSEALEWMKNAGLRVAPTSATAATLDEVWSFIEHWLEHRHDLDYEIDGVVIKVDSLAMQRELGFTAKAPRWAIAYKYPPEERETVLREIRVAIGRTGAATPYAVLEPVYVGGVTVTTATLHNQDEVARKDVRPGDTVIVRRAGDVIPEVVGPVLAKRSGGAVPWVMPGNCPDCGAEIVRIEGEAVAHCTGMNCPSQRVERLFHFASRGAMDIEGLGYETIIALVEKGWVLDPGDFYALRAERLVELDGFATEKDRATGEQVPGKRTRNLLTAIEASKDRPVARLVTALGIRNVGVTTARALAKRFPSLDALASAPPEEIAEVEGVGEIVAGSVFEFFQQPTNRAVIDKLRAAGVRTADEVSPPPAKGPLTGKTFVLTGTLPTLTREQATELIESAGGKVTGSVSKKTDYVLAGEGPGSKYDKAVALGVTIIGEDDLRALTGAAS; translated from the coding sequence GTGCCCGAGCGCTCCCAGCAGGACGTCGAAGAGCGCATCCGTAGCCTTCGCGCGGAGATCCAACGCTACAGTCACCTGTACTACGACCTTGACCGGCCCGAGATCACCGACGCTGCGTATGACTTGCTCTACCGCGAACTCGTCGACCTTGAGGCGCAGCATCCCGAACTGATTACGCCGGACTCGCCGACGCAGAAGATCGGTGGGCGCGCGACGTTCGCGCCGGTGCGCCACCACGAGCGGATGTACTCGCTCGACAACGCGTTTTCGCGCGAGGACCTCGATGAGTGGGCGGCGCGCGTGGAGCGTATCGTCACCGGCGCGACGTTCTTCTGCGAACTGAAGATCGACGGTGTGGCCGTTGCGCTGGCGTTCGAGGATGGGCGCTACGCGCGCGGCGCGACGCGAGGCGACGGAGAAACCGGCGAGGATGTCACGGCGAACATCCGCACGATCCGTGAGATCCCGTCACGCCTGAGCGTGGAGTCGCCGCCGCGACTGGTCGAGGTGCGCGGTGAGGTCTACATGCCGCGCCAGGACTTCACGGCTTTCAATGCCAGGCGCGCGGCCGAGGGGCTTTCGACGTTCGCAAACCCTCGGAACACCGCGGCCGGCGCGCTGCGCCAGAAAGATGCTGCGGTGACTGCGGATCGGCCGCTTTCTTACCTCGTGCACGGTGCCGGCGCGCGCGAGGGAGTTTCCTGGGCGTCGCATTCCGAAGCACTCGAGTGGATGAAGAATGCCGGACTTCGTGTCGCGCCTACCAGCGCGACCGCCGCGACGCTCGACGAGGTGTGGTCGTTCATCGAGCACTGGCTGGAGCATCGCCATGATCTGGACTACGAGATCGACGGCGTCGTGATCAAAGTGGACTCGCTCGCGATGCAGCGCGAGTTGGGTTTTACCGCGAAGGCGCCCCGCTGGGCGATCGCCTACAAGTATCCGCCGGAGGAGCGCGAGACTGTGCTGCGCGAAATCCGCGTCGCCATCGGACGCACCGGCGCCGCCACCCCCTACGCGGTCTTGGAGCCCGTCTACGTCGGAGGCGTCACAGTGACGACTGCGACGCTTCACAACCAGGACGAGGTCGCGCGCAAGGATGTGCGGCCGGGTGACACCGTCATCGTGCGCCGCGCCGGCGACGTTATTCCGGAAGTCGTTGGGCCCGTACTGGCAAAGCGTTCCGGAGGTGCGGTGCCGTGGGTCATGCCCGGGAACTGCCCCGATTGCGGTGCCGAGATAGTGCGAATCGAGGGTGAGGCCGTCGCGCACTGTACCGGCATGAACTGTCCGTCGCAGCGCGTCGAACGACTGTTTCACTTCGCGAGTCGTGGTGCCATGGATATCGAAGGCCTCGGTTACGAGACCATCATCGCGCTCGTCGAGAAGGGCTGGGTGCTGGACCCCGGCGACTTCTACGCGCTCCGCGCTGAGCGGTTGGTCGAGCTGGACGGCTTCGCGACCGAGAAGGATCGTGCGACCGGCGAGCAAGTTCCGGGCAAGCGGACCCGTAACTTGCTGACCGCGATCGAGGCGTCGAAGGATCGTCCGGTCGCGCGCTTGGTGACCGCTCTTGGGATCCGCAACGTCGGCGTGACCACCGCGCGCGCGCTCGCCAAGCGTTTCCCCTCTTTGGACGCGCTGGCATCCGCTCCACCTGAGGAGATCGCCGAGGTCGAGGGGGTCGGAGAGATCGTCGCCGGGTCGGTGTTCGAGTTCTTCCAGCAACCCACCAACCGCGCGGTGATCGACAAGTTGCGCGCGGCCGGGGTGCGAACGGCCGACGAGGTGTCGCCGCCGCCGGCGAAGGGGCCGCTCACGGGCAAGACCTTCGTGCTGACCGGAACGCTGCCGACTCTGACCCGTGAGCAGGCGACCGAACTGATCGAGTCGGCCGGGGGCAAGGTCACCGGAAGCGTCTCGAAGAAGACCGACTACGTCCTTGCAGGGGAGGGCCCCGGGAGCAAGTACGACAAGGCCGTCGCCCTGGGCGTCACGATCATCGGCGAAGACGACCTGCGCGCGCTGACCGGCGCGGCGAGTTGA